One Tenebrio molitor chromosome 2, icTenMoli1.1, whole genome shotgun sequence genomic region harbors:
- the Hr3 gene encoding probable nuclear hormone receptor HR3 isoform X1, protein MDSFQELFSGGENCWPTTESRDVRPDNISSTDSATPPPQIDDKDDKKSANSIRAQIEIIPCKVCGDKSSGVHYGVITCEGCKGFFRRSQSSVVNYQCPRNKNCVVDRVNRNRCQYCRLQKCLRLGMSRDAVKFGRMSKKQREKVEDEVRFHRAQLRAQSDSAPDSSVFEQQTPSSSDQLHHSYNGGYTYNSDVSAYTPAYYTNTTQVQANSMGYDISADYVDSTTAYDPRPGLDALNDTGSLMANVVTTGNTNTNSGEGGGGGGGGGGGGGGGGGGGGGGGGGGKQTTLSLSDSRNFKRVSQTSSSTTMSGGTTVVSVKQEVAVDTLVPSYVDSTTFVNSPTVQQTNTVRQQTSSQSVQQRSGNDCEPVTLPNPSQISELLSKTISDAHTRTCLLTLEHIHEMFRKPHDLSRLLYYKNMAHEELWLECAQKLTTIIQQIIEFAKMVPGFMKLSQDDQIVLLKAGSFELAIIRMSRYLDLSQNCVLYGDTMLPQDAFFTSDTAEMKLVTCVFEVSKSIAELKLTETELALYSACVLLSPDRPGLKGIGEISRLSQAVVRALRLELDRNHSMPIKGDVTVCDALLTKIPTLREISMLHMDALGKLKRSAPHLEFPALHKELFSVDS, encoded by the exons ATGGACAGTTTTCAAGAGTTGTTCAGTGGTGGGGAAAACTGTTGGCCGACGACAGAATCTAGAGACGTTAGACCTGATAATATTTCGTCTACCGATTCAGCGACCCCGCCGCCCCAGATCGACGACAAGGACGACAAGAAAAGTGCCAATTCGATCAGAG CACAAATCGAGATAATCCCGTGCAAAGTATGTGGGGACAAGAGCAGCGGTGTTCACTATGGTGTCATTACTTGCGAGGGATGTAAGGGGTTTTTCCGAAGATCCCAGAGTTCAGTTGTAAACTATCAGTGTCCTAGAAATAAAAACTGTGTCGTCGACAGGGTAAATAGGAATCGATGTCAATACTGCCGACTGCAGAAATGTCTTCGGCTAGGAATGAGCCGAGACG CTGTAAAATTCGGCCGAATGTCGAAGAAACAGAGGGAGAAGGTAGAAGACGAAGTCAGATTTCATAGGGCACAGTTAAGGGCGCAAAGTGATTCCGCTCCTGATAGTTCAGTGTTTGAGCAGCAAACACCCTCGAGTAGTGATCAATTACATCATAGTTATAACGGCGG GTACACGTATAATAGCGATGTCAGCGCGTACACCCCAGCCTATTACACGAACACGACCCAGGTTCAAGCGAATTCGATGGGTTACGACATCTCCGCGGATTATGTGGATAGTACAACGGCGTACGACCCCAGGCCGGGTCTCGACGCTTTAAACGACACGGGAAGCTTGATGGCCAACGTGGTTACTACAG GGAATACTAACACAAATAGTGGTGAAGGTGGTGGTGGTGGCGGTGGTGGTGGTGGCGGAGGAGGTGGCGGTGGTGGAGGTGGCGGTGGCGGAGGTGGTGGCGGGAAACAGACGACACTGTCCCTGTCCGATTCTCGTAATTTTAAAAGGGTCAGTCAGACCTCCTCCAGTACGACAATGTCTGGAGGTACTACGGTGGTCTCGGTGAAGCAGGAGGTGGCTGTGGACACTTTGGTACCCAGTTATGTAGATAGCACCACTTTCGTTAATTCTCCTACAGTACAACAGACTAACACAGTTAGGCAACAGACCAGTTCACAAAGTGTACAGCAGAGAAGTGGGAACGATTGTGAACCTGTCACTTTGCCTA ATCCAAGTCAGATATCGGAACTATTATCGAAGACAATATCAGACGCACACACACGTACTTGTTTATTAACCCTGGAACATATTCACGAGATGTTCAGGAAACCCCATGATCTCTCCCGACTTTTGTACTATAAGAACATGGCCCACGAAGAGTTGTGGCTTGAATGTGCCCAAAAACTCACAACAATCATCCAGCAAATCATCGAGTTTGCTAAAATGGTACCTGGTTTCATGAAATTGTCCCAAGACGACCAGATCGTATTGCTGAAAGCAG GCAGTTTTGAGCTGGCAATAATTAGGATGTCTCGTTATCTGGATCTGTCCCAAAATTGTGTTCTTTACGGCGACACGATGCTGCCCCAAGACGCCTTCTTCACATCGGACACCGCCGAAATGAAGTTGGTCACGTGCGTCTTCGAAGTGTCCAAGAGCATAGCAGAACTGAAGCTGACCGAGACAGAACTGGCCCTGTATTCGGCCTGCGTCTTGCTCTCTCCAG ATCGACCGGGCCTGAAAGGAATCGGCGAAATCAGTCGACTCAGCCAGGCCGTGGTGAGGGCGCTGAGACTAGAGCTGGACAGGAACCACAGCATGCCCATCAAGGGAGACGTTACGGTTTGTGATGCCTTGCTTACAAAAATACCTACGTTAAG GGAGATAAGTATGCTTCACATGGATGCATTAGGAAAACTCAAAAGATCTGCGCCACACCTCGAGTTTCCTGCGCTACACAAGGAGCTGTTTAGCGTGGACAGTTGA
- the Hr3 gene encoding probable nuclear hormone receptor HR3 isoform X6, which translates to MDSFQELFSGGENCWPTTESRDVRPDNISSTDSATPPPQIDDKDDKKSANSIRAQIEIIPCKVCGDKSSGVHYGVITCEGCKGFFRRSQSSVVNYQCPRNKNCVVDRVNRNRCQYCRLQKCLRLGMSRDAVKFGRMSKKQREKVEDEVRFHRAQLRAQSDSAPDSSVFEQQTPSSSDQLHHSYNGGYTYNSDVSAYTPAYYTNTTQVQANSMGYDISADYVDSTTAYDPRPGLDALNDTGSLMANVVTTDPSQISELLSKTISDAHTRTCLLTLEHIHEMFRKPHDLSRLLYYKNMAHEELWLECAQKLTTIIQQIIEFAKMVPGFMKLSQDDQIVLLKAGSFELAIIRMSRYLDLSQNCVLYGDTMLPQDAFFTSDTAEMKLVTCVFEVSKSIAELKLTETELALYSACVLLSPDRPGLKGIGEISRLSQAVVRALRLELDRNHSMPIKGDVTVCDALLTKIPTLREISMLHMDALGKLKRSAPHLEFPALHKELFSVDS; encoded by the exons ATGGACAGTTTTCAAGAGTTGTTCAGTGGTGGGGAAAACTGTTGGCCGACGACAGAATCTAGAGACGTTAGACCTGATAATATTTCGTCTACCGATTCAGCGACCCCGCCGCCCCAGATCGACGACAAGGACGACAAGAAAAGTGCCAATTCGATCAGAG CACAAATCGAGATAATCCCGTGCAAAGTATGTGGGGACAAGAGCAGCGGTGTTCACTATGGTGTCATTACTTGCGAGGGATGTAAGGGGTTTTTCCGAAGATCCCAGAGTTCAGTTGTAAACTATCAGTGTCCTAGAAATAAAAACTGTGTCGTCGACAGGGTAAATAGGAATCGATGTCAATACTGCCGACTGCAGAAATGTCTTCGGCTAGGAATGAGCCGAGACG CTGTAAAATTCGGCCGAATGTCGAAGAAACAGAGGGAGAAGGTAGAAGACGAAGTCAGATTTCATAGGGCACAGTTAAGGGCGCAAAGTGATTCCGCTCCTGATAGTTCAGTGTTTGAGCAGCAAACACCCTCGAGTAGTGATCAATTACATCATAGTTATAACGGCGG GTACACGTATAATAGCGATGTCAGCGCGTACACCCCAGCCTATTACACGAACACGACCCAGGTTCAAGCGAATTCGATGGGTTACGACATCTCCGCGGATTATGTGGATAGTACAACGGCGTACGACCCCAGGCCGGGTCTCGACGCTTTAAACGACACGGGAAGCTTGATGGCCAACGTGGTTACTACAG ATCCAAGTCAGATATCGGAACTATTATCGAAGACAATATCAGACGCACACACACGTACTTGTTTATTAACCCTGGAACATATTCACGAGATGTTCAGGAAACCCCATGATCTCTCCCGACTTTTGTACTATAAGAACATGGCCCACGAAGAGTTGTGGCTTGAATGTGCCCAAAAACTCACAACAATCATCCAGCAAATCATCGAGTTTGCTAAAATGGTACCTGGTTTCATGAAATTGTCCCAAGACGACCAGATCGTATTGCTGAAAGCAG GCAGTTTTGAGCTGGCAATAATTAGGATGTCTCGTTATCTGGATCTGTCCCAAAATTGTGTTCTTTACGGCGACACGATGCTGCCCCAAGACGCCTTCTTCACATCGGACACCGCCGAAATGAAGTTGGTCACGTGCGTCTTCGAAGTGTCCAAGAGCATAGCAGAACTGAAGCTGACCGAGACAGAACTGGCCCTGTATTCGGCCTGCGTCTTGCTCTCTCCAG ATCGACCGGGCCTGAAAGGAATCGGCGAAATCAGTCGACTCAGCCAGGCCGTGGTGAGGGCGCTGAGACTAGAGCTGGACAGGAACCACAGCATGCCCATCAAGGGAGACGTTACGGTTTGTGATGCCTTGCTTACAAAAATACCTACGTTAAG GGAGATAAGTATGCTTCACATGGATGCATTAGGAAAACTCAAAAGATCTGCGCCACACCTCGAGTTTCCTGCGCTACACAAGGAGCTGTTTAGCGTGGACAGTTGA
- the Hr3 gene encoding probable nuclear hormone receptor HR3 isoform X7: MSRDAVKFGRMSKKQREKVEDEVRFHRAQLRAQSDSAPDSSVFEQQTPSSSDQLHHSYNGGYTYNSDVSAYTPAYYTNTTQVQANSMGYDISADYVDSTTAYDPRPGLDALNDTGSLMANVVTTGNTNTNSGEGGGGGGGGGGGGGGGGGGGGGGGGGGKQTTLSLSDSRNFKRVSQTSSSTTMSGGTTVVSVKQEVAVDTLVPSYVDSTTFVNSPTVQQTNTVRQQTSSQSVQQRSGNDCEPVTLPNPSQISELLSKTISDAHTRTCLLTLEHIHEMFRKPHDLSRLLYYKNMAHEELWLECAQKLTTIIQQIIEFAKMVPGFMKLSQDDQIVLLKAGSFELAIIRMSRYLDLSQNCVLYGDTMLPQDAFFTSDTAEMKLVTCVFEVSKSIAELKLTETELALYSACVLLSPDRPGLKGIGEISRLSQAVVRALRLELDRNHSMPIKGDVTVCDALLTKIPTLREISMLHMDALGKLKRSAPHLEFPALHKELFSVDS, from the exons ATGAGCCGAGACG CTGTAAAATTCGGCCGAATGTCGAAGAAACAGAGGGAGAAGGTAGAAGACGAAGTCAGATTTCATAGGGCACAGTTAAGGGCGCAAAGTGATTCCGCTCCTGATAGTTCAGTGTTTGAGCAGCAAACACCCTCGAGTAGTGATCAATTACATCATAGTTATAACGGCGG GTACACGTATAATAGCGATGTCAGCGCGTACACCCCAGCCTATTACACGAACACGACCCAGGTTCAAGCGAATTCGATGGGTTACGACATCTCCGCGGATTATGTGGATAGTACAACGGCGTACGACCCCAGGCCGGGTCTCGACGCTTTAAACGACACGGGAAGCTTGATGGCCAACGTGGTTACTACAG GGAATACTAACACAAATAGTGGTGAAGGTGGTGGTGGTGGCGGTGGTGGTGGTGGCGGAGGAGGTGGCGGTGGTGGAGGTGGCGGTGGCGGAGGTGGTGGCGGGAAACAGACGACACTGTCCCTGTCCGATTCTCGTAATTTTAAAAGGGTCAGTCAGACCTCCTCCAGTACGACAATGTCTGGAGGTACTACGGTGGTCTCGGTGAAGCAGGAGGTGGCTGTGGACACTTTGGTACCCAGTTATGTAGATAGCACCACTTTCGTTAATTCTCCTACAGTACAACAGACTAACACAGTTAGGCAACAGACCAGTTCACAAAGTGTACAGCAGAGAAGTGGGAACGATTGTGAACCTGTCACTTTGCCTA ATCCAAGTCAGATATCGGAACTATTATCGAAGACAATATCAGACGCACACACACGTACTTGTTTATTAACCCTGGAACATATTCACGAGATGTTCAGGAAACCCCATGATCTCTCCCGACTTTTGTACTATAAGAACATGGCCCACGAAGAGTTGTGGCTTGAATGTGCCCAAAAACTCACAACAATCATCCAGCAAATCATCGAGTTTGCTAAAATGGTACCTGGTTTCATGAAATTGTCCCAAGACGACCAGATCGTATTGCTGAAAGCAG GCAGTTTTGAGCTGGCAATAATTAGGATGTCTCGTTATCTGGATCTGTCCCAAAATTGTGTTCTTTACGGCGACACGATGCTGCCCCAAGACGCCTTCTTCACATCGGACACCGCCGAAATGAAGTTGGTCACGTGCGTCTTCGAAGTGTCCAAGAGCATAGCAGAACTGAAGCTGACCGAGACAGAACTGGCCCTGTATTCGGCCTGCGTCTTGCTCTCTCCAG ATCGACCGGGCCTGAAAGGAATCGGCGAAATCAGTCGACTCAGCCAGGCCGTGGTGAGGGCGCTGAGACTAGAGCTGGACAGGAACCACAGCATGCCCATCAAGGGAGACGTTACGGTTTGTGATGCCTTGCTTACAAAAATACCTACGTTAAG GGAGATAAGTATGCTTCACATGGATGCATTAGGAAAACTCAAAAGATCTGCGCCACACCTCGAGTTTCCTGCGCTACACAAGGAGCTGTTTAGCGTGGACAGTTGA
- the Hr3 gene encoding probable nuclear hormone receptor HR3 isoform X8: protein MSKKQREKVEDEVRFHRAQLRAQSDSAPDSSVFEQQTPSSSDQLHHSYNGGYTYNSDVSAYTPAYYTNTTQVQANSMGYDISADYVDSTTAYDPRPGLDALNDTGSLMANVVTTGNTNTNSGEGGGGGGGGGGGGGGGGGGGGGGGGGGKQTTLSLSDSRNFKRVSQTSSSTTMSGGTTVVSVKQEVAVDTLVPSYVDSTTFVNSPTVQQTNTVRQQTSSQSVQQRSGNDCEPVTLPNPSQISELLSKTISDAHTRTCLLTLEHIHEMFRKPHDLSRLLYYKNMAHEELWLECAQKLTTIIQQIIEFAKMVPGFMKLSQDDQIVLLKAGSFELAIIRMSRYLDLSQNCVLYGDTMLPQDAFFTSDTAEMKLVTCVFEVSKSIAELKLTETELALYSACVLLSPDRPGLKGIGEISRLSQAVVRALRLELDRNHSMPIKGDVTVCDALLTKIPTLREISMLHMDALGKLKRSAPHLEFPALHKELFSVDS, encoded by the exons ATGTCGAAGAAACAGAGGGAGAAGGTAGAAGACGAAGTCAGATTTCATAGGGCACAGTTAAGGGCGCAAAGTGATTCCGCTCCTGATAGTTCAGTGTTTGAGCAGCAAACACCCTCGAGTAGTGATCAATTACATCATAGTTATAACGGCGG GTACACGTATAATAGCGATGTCAGCGCGTACACCCCAGCCTATTACACGAACACGACCCAGGTTCAAGCGAATTCGATGGGTTACGACATCTCCGCGGATTATGTGGATAGTACAACGGCGTACGACCCCAGGCCGGGTCTCGACGCTTTAAACGACACGGGAAGCTTGATGGCCAACGTGGTTACTACAG GGAATACTAACACAAATAGTGGTGAAGGTGGTGGTGGTGGCGGTGGTGGTGGTGGCGGAGGAGGTGGCGGTGGTGGAGGTGGCGGTGGCGGAGGTGGTGGCGGGAAACAGACGACACTGTCCCTGTCCGATTCTCGTAATTTTAAAAGGGTCAGTCAGACCTCCTCCAGTACGACAATGTCTGGAGGTACTACGGTGGTCTCGGTGAAGCAGGAGGTGGCTGTGGACACTTTGGTACCCAGTTATGTAGATAGCACCACTTTCGTTAATTCTCCTACAGTACAACAGACTAACACAGTTAGGCAACAGACCAGTTCACAAAGTGTACAGCAGAGAAGTGGGAACGATTGTGAACCTGTCACTTTGCCTA ATCCAAGTCAGATATCGGAACTATTATCGAAGACAATATCAGACGCACACACACGTACTTGTTTATTAACCCTGGAACATATTCACGAGATGTTCAGGAAACCCCATGATCTCTCCCGACTTTTGTACTATAAGAACATGGCCCACGAAGAGTTGTGGCTTGAATGTGCCCAAAAACTCACAACAATCATCCAGCAAATCATCGAGTTTGCTAAAATGGTACCTGGTTTCATGAAATTGTCCCAAGACGACCAGATCGTATTGCTGAAAGCAG GCAGTTTTGAGCTGGCAATAATTAGGATGTCTCGTTATCTGGATCTGTCCCAAAATTGTGTTCTTTACGGCGACACGATGCTGCCCCAAGACGCCTTCTTCACATCGGACACCGCCGAAATGAAGTTGGTCACGTGCGTCTTCGAAGTGTCCAAGAGCATAGCAGAACTGAAGCTGACCGAGACAGAACTGGCCCTGTATTCGGCCTGCGTCTTGCTCTCTCCAG ATCGACCGGGCCTGAAAGGAATCGGCGAAATCAGTCGACTCAGCCAGGCCGTGGTGAGGGCGCTGAGACTAGAGCTGGACAGGAACCACAGCATGCCCATCAAGGGAGACGTTACGGTTTGTGATGCCTTGCTTACAAAAATACCTACGTTAAG GGAGATAAGTATGCTTCACATGGATGCATTAGGAAAACTCAAAAGATCTGCGCCACACCTCGAGTTTCCTGCGCTACACAAGGAGCTGTTTAGCGTGGACAGTTGA
- the Hr3 gene encoding probable nuclear hormone receptor HR3 isoform X3: MPSTIRAQIEIIPCKVCGDKSSGVHYGVITCEGCKGFFRRSQSSVVNYQCPRNKNCVVDRVNRNRCQYCRLQKCLRLGMSRDAVKFGRMSKKQREKVEDEVRFHRAQLRAQSDSAPDSSVFEQQTPSSSDQLHHSYNGGYTYNSDVSAYTPAYYTNTTQVQANSMGYDISADYVDSTTAYDPRPGLDALNDTGSLMANVVTTGNTNTNSGEGGGGGGGGGGGGGGGGGGGGGGGGGGKQTTLSLSDSRNFKRVSQTSSSTTMSGGTTVVSVKQEVAVDTLVPSYVDSTTFVNSPTVQQTNTVRQQTSSQSVQQRSGNDCEPVTLPNPSQISELLSKTISDAHTRTCLLTLEHIHEMFRKPHDLSRLLYYKNMAHEELWLECAQKLTTIIQQIIEFAKMVPGFMKLSQDDQIVLLKAGSFELAIIRMSRYLDLSQNCVLYGDTMLPQDAFFTSDTAEMKLVTCVFEVSKSIAELKLTETELALYSACVLLSPDRPGLKGIGEISRLSQAVVRALRLELDRNHSMPIKGDVTVCDALLTKIPTLREISMLHMDALGKLKRSAPHLEFPALHKELFSVDS; the protein is encoded by the exons CACAAATCGAGATAATCCCGTGCAAAGTATGTGGGGACAAGAGCAGCGGTGTTCACTATGGTGTCATTACTTGCGAGGGATGTAAGGGGTTTTTCCGAAGATCCCAGAGTTCAGTTGTAAACTATCAGTGTCCTAGAAATAAAAACTGTGTCGTCGACAGGGTAAATAGGAATCGATGTCAATACTGCCGACTGCAGAAATGTCTTCGGCTAGGAATGAGCCGAGACG CTGTAAAATTCGGCCGAATGTCGAAGAAACAGAGGGAGAAGGTAGAAGACGAAGTCAGATTTCATAGGGCACAGTTAAGGGCGCAAAGTGATTCCGCTCCTGATAGTTCAGTGTTTGAGCAGCAAACACCCTCGAGTAGTGATCAATTACATCATAGTTATAACGGCGG GTACACGTATAATAGCGATGTCAGCGCGTACACCCCAGCCTATTACACGAACACGACCCAGGTTCAAGCGAATTCGATGGGTTACGACATCTCCGCGGATTATGTGGATAGTACAACGGCGTACGACCCCAGGCCGGGTCTCGACGCTTTAAACGACACGGGAAGCTTGATGGCCAACGTGGTTACTACAG GGAATACTAACACAAATAGTGGTGAAGGTGGTGGTGGTGGCGGTGGTGGTGGTGGCGGAGGAGGTGGCGGTGGTGGAGGTGGCGGTGGCGGAGGTGGTGGCGGGAAACAGACGACACTGTCCCTGTCCGATTCTCGTAATTTTAAAAGGGTCAGTCAGACCTCCTCCAGTACGACAATGTCTGGAGGTACTACGGTGGTCTCGGTGAAGCAGGAGGTGGCTGTGGACACTTTGGTACCCAGTTATGTAGATAGCACCACTTTCGTTAATTCTCCTACAGTACAACAGACTAACACAGTTAGGCAACAGACCAGTTCACAAAGTGTACAGCAGAGAAGTGGGAACGATTGTGAACCTGTCACTTTGCCTA ATCCAAGTCAGATATCGGAACTATTATCGAAGACAATATCAGACGCACACACACGTACTTGTTTATTAACCCTGGAACATATTCACGAGATGTTCAGGAAACCCCATGATCTCTCCCGACTTTTGTACTATAAGAACATGGCCCACGAAGAGTTGTGGCTTGAATGTGCCCAAAAACTCACAACAATCATCCAGCAAATCATCGAGTTTGCTAAAATGGTACCTGGTTTCATGAAATTGTCCCAAGACGACCAGATCGTATTGCTGAAAGCAG GCAGTTTTGAGCTGGCAATAATTAGGATGTCTCGTTATCTGGATCTGTCCCAAAATTGTGTTCTTTACGGCGACACGATGCTGCCCCAAGACGCCTTCTTCACATCGGACACCGCCGAAATGAAGTTGGTCACGTGCGTCTTCGAAGTGTCCAAGAGCATAGCAGAACTGAAGCTGACCGAGACAGAACTGGCCCTGTATTCGGCCTGCGTCTTGCTCTCTCCAG ATCGACCGGGCCTGAAAGGAATCGGCGAAATCAGTCGACTCAGCCAGGCCGTGGTGAGGGCGCTGAGACTAGAGCTGGACAGGAACCACAGCATGCCCATCAAGGGAGACGTTACGGTTTGTGATGCCTTGCTTACAAAAATACCTACGTTAAG GGAGATAAGTATGCTTCACATGGATGCATTAGGAAAACTCAAAAGATCTGCGCCACACCTCGAGTTTCCTGCGCTACACAAGGAGCTGTTTAGCGTGGACAGTTGA
- the Hr3 gene encoding probable nuclear hormone receptor HR3 isoform X5, with translation MTQIEIIPCKVCGDKSSGVHYGVITCEGCKGFFRRSQSSVVNYQCPRNKNCVVDRVNRNRCQYCRLQKCLRLGMSRDAVKFGRMSKKQREKVEDEVRFHRAQLRAQSDSAPDSSVFEQQTPSSSDQLHHSYNGGYTYNSDVSAYTPAYYTNTTQVQANSMGYDISADYVDSTTAYDPRPGLDALNDTGSLMANVVTTGNTNTNSGEGGGGGGGGGGGGGGGGGGGGGGGGGGKQTTLSLSDSRNFKRVSQTSSSTTMSGGTTVVSVKQEVAVDTLVPSYVDSTTFVNSPTVQQTNTVRQQTSSQSVQQRSGNDCEPVTLPNPSQISELLSKTISDAHTRTCLLTLEHIHEMFRKPHDLSRLLYYKNMAHEELWLECAQKLTTIIQQIIEFAKMVPGFMKLSQDDQIVLLKAGSFELAIIRMSRYLDLSQNCVLYGDTMLPQDAFFTSDTAEMKLVTCVFEVSKSIAELKLTETELALYSACVLLSPDRPGLKGIGEISRLSQAVVRALRLELDRNHSMPIKGDVTVCDALLTKIPTLREISMLHMDALGKLKRSAPHLEFPALHKELFSVDS, from the exons ATGA CACAAATCGAGATAATCCCGTGCAAAGTATGTGGGGACAAGAGCAGCGGTGTTCACTATGGTGTCATTACTTGCGAGGGATGTAAGGGGTTTTTCCGAAGATCCCAGAGTTCAGTTGTAAACTATCAGTGTCCTAGAAATAAAAACTGTGTCGTCGACAGGGTAAATAGGAATCGATGTCAATACTGCCGACTGCAGAAATGTCTTCGGCTAGGAATGAGCCGAGACG CTGTAAAATTCGGCCGAATGTCGAAGAAACAGAGGGAGAAGGTAGAAGACGAAGTCAGATTTCATAGGGCACAGTTAAGGGCGCAAAGTGATTCCGCTCCTGATAGTTCAGTGTTTGAGCAGCAAACACCCTCGAGTAGTGATCAATTACATCATAGTTATAACGGCGG GTACACGTATAATAGCGATGTCAGCGCGTACACCCCAGCCTATTACACGAACACGACCCAGGTTCAAGCGAATTCGATGGGTTACGACATCTCCGCGGATTATGTGGATAGTACAACGGCGTACGACCCCAGGCCGGGTCTCGACGCTTTAAACGACACGGGAAGCTTGATGGCCAACGTGGTTACTACAG GGAATACTAACACAAATAGTGGTGAAGGTGGTGGTGGTGGCGGTGGTGGTGGTGGCGGAGGAGGTGGCGGTGGTGGAGGTGGCGGTGGCGGAGGTGGTGGCGGGAAACAGACGACACTGTCCCTGTCCGATTCTCGTAATTTTAAAAGGGTCAGTCAGACCTCCTCCAGTACGACAATGTCTGGAGGTACTACGGTGGTCTCGGTGAAGCAGGAGGTGGCTGTGGACACTTTGGTACCCAGTTATGTAGATAGCACCACTTTCGTTAATTCTCCTACAGTACAACAGACTAACACAGTTAGGCAACAGACCAGTTCACAAAGTGTACAGCAGAGAAGTGGGAACGATTGTGAACCTGTCACTTTGCCTA ATCCAAGTCAGATATCGGAACTATTATCGAAGACAATATCAGACGCACACACACGTACTTGTTTATTAACCCTGGAACATATTCACGAGATGTTCAGGAAACCCCATGATCTCTCCCGACTTTTGTACTATAAGAACATGGCCCACGAAGAGTTGTGGCTTGAATGTGCCCAAAAACTCACAACAATCATCCAGCAAATCATCGAGTTTGCTAAAATGGTACCTGGTTTCATGAAATTGTCCCAAGACGACCAGATCGTATTGCTGAAAGCAG GCAGTTTTGAGCTGGCAATAATTAGGATGTCTCGTTATCTGGATCTGTCCCAAAATTGTGTTCTTTACGGCGACACGATGCTGCCCCAAGACGCCTTCTTCACATCGGACACCGCCGAAATGAAGTTGGTCACGTGCGTCTTCGAAGTGTCCAAGAGCATAGCAGAACTGAAGCTGACCGAGACAGAACTGGCCCTGTATTCGGCCTGCGTCTTGCTCTCTCCAG ATCGACCGGGCCTGAAAGGAATCGGCGAAATCAGTCGACTCAGCCAGGCCGTGGTGAGGGCGCTGAGACTAGAGCTGGACAGGAACCACAGCATGCCCATCAAGGGAGACGTTACGGTTTGTGATGCCTTGCTTACAAAAATACCTACGTTAAG GGAGATAAGTATGCTTCACATGGATGCATTAGGAAAACTCAAAAGATCTGCGCCACACCTCGAGTTTCCTGCGCTACACAAGGAGCTGTTTAGCGTGGACAGTTGA